Proteins found in one Candidatus Desulfatibia profunda genomic segment:
- a CDS encoding O-antigen ligase family protein: MNRFNFIDIAIEKGIIFLLIFTPLAFGTVQPWSVALMEITAFSLFCLYIPRFRADGPRFLTNLLILFMALIAVILFQMLPLPALLLNIISPASLETYRQFLNNPEGTFYPVSINPYATRQELLKLLAYAAVFFVIVSHYRTKEQVNSLVWTILYMGCFLVVFAIVQKMTWNGRIFWIYPVDESLRDGLRIRGPYISYDNFAGYMEMAIPLGMGLLLYLVPSVKALPESPLGLKMARFLASEKLVPYALLFLLVLMMVAALFMTFSRGGILAFIFSSLFFAWITYRRRTLRRKTGLLAILAAVIFAAVVQASWDRLEQRFADLKQDHVSRLSVWQDSLGIVRDYPVLGTGLGTFENAYMRYQTTMPRLLFDHAHNDYVELVTDTGVVGFLLSAGMALVFFPNVFRRWKRKRGMFGKCLGAGGLSACAAIAVHSFTDFNLHIPANALLFTIISAVTCVAIFHVSSSSATASAPPSAPIAKPLLIYALLPVIFILLSFPVRDLAADYYYQRTAHILDDQTTEGLDVMPISASSMPAYLAAIVSLKKATLFAPSHSLYQKALADMYSRLGEWAQTMESLRAPLPAGALSNKEAWDHAIACLQKAVLLNPTNPDYHLAIGLLYDKAGRDPRMADKELKRAADAYPLSVPLRYVLAMNYLLSGRKGDALEQARVTATIDDSYIISDSIRKNDTIERRPPGYLSMLSRSYLFGALEIAWRVSKDPEVVKGITPDTPDAAPVLQLFMETRNIGA; this comes from the coding sequence GTGAACCGATTTAATTTCATAGACATCGCCATTGAAAAAGGCATCATCTTCCTCCTGATCTTTACGCCGCTTGCATTTGGGACCGTACAGCCATGGTCTGTCGCGCTCATGGAAATAACTGCCTTTTCCCTGTTCTGCCTGTATATCCCCCGCTTCAGGGCTGACGGCCCCCGCTTTTTAACCAACCTGTTGATCTTATTTATGGCCCTGATAGCAGTCATCCTTTTTCAGATGCTGCCCCTGCCTGCATTGCTTTTAAACATCATCTCCCCGGCCTCGCTTGAAACCTATCGGCAGTTTTTAAACAATCCCGAGGGCACCTTTTATCCCGTCAGCATAAACCCCTATGCCACCAGGCAGGAATTATTAAAGCTGCTTGCTTATGCAGCCGTCTTCTTTGTGATCGTCAGCCACTACCGGACTAAGGAGCAGGTGAATTCCCTCGTCTGGACGATTCTCTATATGGGCTGTTTTCTGGTTGTCTTCGCGATTGTCCAGAAAATGACCTGGAACGGACGGATCTTCTGGATCTATCCGGTGGACGAATCTTTGAGGGATGGCTTGAGGATACGGGGTCCCTACATCAGCTATGACAACTTCGCCGGCTATATGGAGATGGCAATCCCCCTGGGAATGGGGCTCCTCCTTTACTTGGTGCCGAGCGTGAAGGCATTGCCGGAATCCCCTTTGGGCCTGAAGATGGCCCGGTTTCTGGCCAGCGAGAAACTCGTGCCCTACGCCCTGCTGTTTCTGCTCGTTCTGATGATGGTGGCGGCCCTTTTCATGACCTTTTCCCGGGGGGGCATCCTGGCATTTATTTTTTCATCCCTCTTTTTCGCATGGATCACCTACAGAAGAAGGACCTTGAGGCGCAAGACCGGTTTGCTCGCAATCCTGGCGGCCGTGATCTTTGCCGCCGTTGTGCAGGCCTCCTGGGATAGGCTGGAGCAGAGATTTGCCGATCTCAAACAGGACCATGTCAGCAGGCTCAGCGTGTGGCAGGATTCCCTCGGAATCGTGCGCGATTATCCCGTTTTGGGAACCGGCCTCGGGACGTTTGAAAACGCCTATATGCGCTATCAGACCACCATGCCGCGGCTCCTCTTTGACCATGCGCACAACGATTATGTGGAGCTCGTCACGGACACCGGCGTCGTCGGCTTTCTGCTCAGCGCGGGCATGGCGCTGGTCTTTTTCCCGAACGTGTTCCGTCGCTGGAAACGGAAGCGCGGCATGTTCGGCAAGTGCCTGGGCGCGGGGGGACTTTCTGCCTGCGCAGCCATTGCCGTGCACAGTTTCACCGATTTCAATCTCCATATTCCCGCAAATGCCCTTCTTTTCACGATAATATCCGCAGTTACCTGCGTTGCAATCTTTCATGTTTCTTCCTCCTCGGCGACGGCGAGCGCCCCTCCCTCTGCCCCCATTGCCAAACCCCTCCTCATCTATGCCCTCCTTCCTGTAATCTTCATTTTGCTCTCCTTCCCCGTCAGGGACCTGGCGGCGGATTACTATTACCAAAGGACGGCGCATATCCTTGATGACCAGACTACCGAAGGCCTCGATGTCATGCCTATATCAGCAAGTAGCATGCCGGCTTATCTAGCTGCCATCGTTTCACTGAAAAAGGCCACGCTATTTGCACCTTCACATTCCCTCTACCAAAAGGCCCTGGCGGACATGTATTCCCGGCTCGGGGAGTGGGCGCAGACGATGGAATCCCTGCGTGCCCCCCTGCCCGCAGGGGCACTCTCAAACAAAGAGGCCTGGGATCATGCGATTGCCTGTTTGCAAAAGGCCGTTTTACTCAATCCCACCAACCCCGACTATCATTTGGCCATCGGGTTATTGTATGACAAAGCCGGCAGGGATCCCCGCATGGCGGATAAGGAATTGAAAAGGGCCGCCGACGCCTATCCGCTGAGCGTGCCTTTAAGATATGTCCTGGCAATGAACTATCTTCTTTCCGGCCGCAAGGGGGATGCCCTGGAACAGGCGCGCGTGACAGCAACAATTGATGACAGTTATATCATCTCCGATTCAATACGGAAAAACGATACAATCGAAAGACGGCCCCCAGGGTATCTGTCGATGTTGTCCCGCAGTTATCTTTTTGGCGCCCTCGAGATAGCCTGGAGAGTTTCAAAAGATCCCGAGGTTGTAAAAGGAATTACCCCGGACACGCCCGATGCCGCCCCGGTTCTGCAGTTGTTTATGGAGACGAGAAATATAGGAGCATAG
- a CDS encoding capsular biosynthesis protein codes for MIDIHCHILPGLDDGPESLGEALDMSRAAATDGVKVIVAAPHFKPGTYEFSGPGILESINTLEVALKNAGIDIRIVPGAEVTVSPEMPKYLKQQRHLTINSNGRYFLAEFSPYSVPANWDTFLLSLLRSGLAPIIAHPERNFWFMHHPEALAAAVQSGILVQITAMSITGAFGVAARDFSAYLLRHNLVHAIASDGHSADLRPPRLAEAVGLAADIIGPERANALVTSIPQAIIEGQDIPVPEPFEYYACGREQKRSWFQRASSFLPRIGV; via the coding sequence ATGATAGATATTCACTGCCATATCCTCCCCGGCCTGGATGACGGCCCCGAATCGCTCGGCGAAGCACTCGACATGAGCCGGGCGGCGGCAACCGACGGGGTCAAGGTCATAGTTGCCGCGCCGCACTTCAAACCGGGCACCTATGAATTTAGCGGCCCCGGGATTTTAGAATCAATAAACACCCTTGAAGTTGCGCTTAAGAATGCGGGCATAGATATCCGTATAGTACCGGGCGCCGAAGTCACTGTTTCGCCTGAAATGCCAAAGTACCTGAAACAGCAGCGGCATCTTACGATAAATAGTAACGGACGCTATTTCTTAGCTGAATTTTCACCCTACTCGGTTCCTGCCAACTGGGATACTTTTCTGCTTTCCTTGCTGCGTTCCGGCCTGGCGCCGATAATTGCCCATCCTGAAAGAAACTTCTGGTTCATGCATCACCCCGAAGCTCTTGCCGCCGCCGTGCAAAGCGGCATCCTGGTCCAGATCACGGCCATGAGCATCACCGGGGCTTTCGGCGTCGCGGCCAGGGATTTCAGCGCCTATCTTCTCCGGCACAACCTCGTCCACGCAATAGCTTCCGACGGCCATTCCGCAGACCTCAGGCCGCCGCGATTGGCCGAGGCAGTCGGTCTTGCCGCCGATATTATCGGCCCGGAAAGAGCCAATGCCCTGGTAACGTCTATTCCCCAGGCCATTATCGAGGGGCAAGACATCCCGGTGCCGGAACCTTTTGAATATTATGCTTGCGGCCGGGAGCAGAAGCGCAGTTGGTTTCAGCGCGCGTCGTCATTTCTGCCCCGTATCGGTGTATAG